In Vibrio syngnathi, the following proteins share a genomic window:
- a CDS encoding EAL domain-containing protein → MLSTVNLLCLFFITLLIICTSFHLKSSEGKKKLSFVQQRLEREQNKQRLKRFFCEETDLPNINYIQEKLLRTNRSTYKIMHVICVGRSADFYKFFDSKTSRIVKTELHHYLSETLSPRVIGLFEDKYIVLVFESDTPWEEKKILEQQQKIQFSLPHEKKVGDKTLTFDYSLASMILSNFDKPQDKNQLFRRMAYSVKKSLQSIDGVYIYNINDYEKNVRTRSVIQALHHDIKKGGTQFELFYQPVVYSMNTSKEYLWEILLRWKRTEFGGPGVFMPLLATEPHLHYSLTIIIFKKIIEYAKNTQDTLPNISVNISHADLSIVDFYDDVMELTKLVPELRSKIIFETVEYSEGLLHSYAKENIIALKGAGFRFAIDDFGCGYSNFNLLSEKYFDFIKLDKSLLQKCQEDIVANETLKFMVKLSERIDVTLIVEGVENPQHLRLLPKKSNILFQGFHFSKPRRLISNVKTG, encoded by the coding sequence GGCTCAAACGTTTTTTCTGTGAAGAAACAGATTTACCTAACATCAACTATATTCAAGAAAAATTATTAAGAACAAACAGAAGTACCTACAAGATCATGCATGTAATCTGTGTTGGGAGATCTGCAGATTTCTATAAGTTTTTCGATTCAAAAACTAGTCGAATAGTTAAAACAGAATTACATCACTACCTAAGTGAGACACTTTCACCAAGGGTTATCGGTTTGTTTGAAGACAAATACATTGTTCTTGTATTTGAAAGCGATACCCCCTGGGAAGAAAAAAAAATCCTTGAGCAGCAACAAAAAATTCAATTCTCTTTGCCTCATGAAAAGAAAGTAGGCGATAAAACCCTAACTTTTGATTATTCTCTTGCTAGCATGATCCTATCTAATTTTGATAAACCCCAAGATAAAAATCAGTTGTTTAGAAGAATGGCTTATAGTGTTAAAAAGTCACTTCAATCTATTGATGGTGTCTACATATATAACATTAATGACTATGAAAAAAACGTTAGAACCCGTTCGGTAATCCAAGCTTTACATCACGATATAAAAAAGGGAGGGACTCAGTTCGAGCTTTTTTATCAACCCGTCGTTTATAGTATGAATACTTCTAAAGAGTACCTTTGGGAAATATTGCTTAGGTGGAAACGCACAGAGTTCGGAGGTCCTGGTGTATTTATGCCATTATTGGCAACGGAGCCGCACCTACATTATTCATTAACCATTATAATTTTTAAAAAAATAATTGAATACGCAAAAAACACTCAAGATACACTTCCTAATATCAGTGTTAACATTAGTCATGCAGATTTAAGTATCGTTGACTTTTATGATGATGTAATGGAATTAACCAAATTAGTTCCAGAGTTAAGAAGTAAGATAATATTTGAAACAGTTGAATATAGTGAGGGTCTTTTACATAGTTATGCTAAAGAAAATATAATTGCTCTTAAAGGGGCAGGTTTTCGATTTGCTATTGATGATTTTGGATGTGGTTACTCCAATTTTAACCTTTTATCAGAAAAATATTTTGATTTTATTAAGCTAGATAAGTCGTTACTACAAAAATGTCAGGAAGATATTGTGGCCAATGAGACACTTAAGTTTATGGTTAAGCTATCTGAGCGTATTGATGTAACCTTGATTGTCGAAGGCGTTGAAAATCCTCAACACCTACGACTACTTCCAAAGAAATCTAACATATTATTCCAAGGCTTTCATTTTTCCAAACCAAGAAGGTTAATTAGCAATGTAAAAACAGGTTGA
- a CDS encoding GNAT family N-acetyltransferase — MDVFLHLLQTSDARALLEFEVDNRDWFEVSVPPREDSFYSLSGVEKQIASFLSEYESDEMIPMLIKDEQGIICGRINVRDIDENGERGELGYRVSHSFSSKGIASNAVRKLLIYLAEHSSLKYVDAYALVGNVGSNKILSKAGFGLVERVENYALFKGQNQDANHYRKVLA, encoded by the coding sequence ATGGATGTATTTTTGCATTTACTTCAAACAAGTGATGCTAGGGCGCTGTTGGAATTTGAAGTAGACAATAGAGATTGGTTCGAGGTGTCTGTACCACCACGGGAAGACAGTTTTTATTCACTTTCAGGTGTAGAGAAGCAGATTGCTAGTTTTTTATCGGAATATGAAAGTGATGAGATGATTCCTATGTTGATAAAAGATGAACAAGGGATTATCTGCGGTAGGATTAATGTACGTGACATTGACGAAAACGGAGAGCGAGGAGAGCTAGGCTATCGAGTGAGTCACTCCTTTAGTTCTAAAGGCATTGCGTCTAACGCGGTCAGGAAGTTACTTATCTATTTGGCGGAGCACTCTTCCCTTAAATATGTGGATGCCTATGCGTTAGTGGGTAATGTTGGCTCCAACAAAATTTTATCTAAGGCCGGTTTTGGCTTAGTTGAGCGTGTAGAGAATTACGCGTTATTCAAAGGGCAAAATCAAGACGCTAATCATTATCGTAAGGTGCTAGCCTGA
- a CDS encoding RidA family protein has translation MKIHRINPTKRWSDVTVFNGIASFVEVPETDTTAGIKSQVQQIFEQAEEMMSLVDSDKSRVLSVTIYLTDFANFDALNEVWEAWFPEGCAPSRACVKAELANPELLVEMSFMVAAGEKFQ, from the coding sequence GTGAAAATCCATAGAATTAACCCGACCAAACGTTGGTCTGATGTGACTGTGTTTAACGGTATTGCAAGCTTTGTTGAAGTACCAGAGACGGATACAACGGCAGGAATTAAGAGTCAGGTTCAGCAAATCTTCGAACAAGCTGAAGAAATGATGAGTTTGGTAGACAGCGATAAATCTCGTGTATTGTCAGTGACTATTTACCTAACGGATTTCGCTAACTTTGATGCACTCAATGAAGTGTGGGAAGCGTGGTTCCCTGAAGGCTGCGCGCCAAGCCGTGCGTGCGTGAAAGCAGAACTCGCTAACCCTGAACTATTGGTTGAGATGTCATTCATGGTTGCTGCTGGTGAAAAGTTTCAATAA
- a CDS encoding BCCT family transporter has product MSNLTQVANENINAESTSIDFNRAQSLGEKLELGNPVFWLSGSFLTLFVILAFTNTSVLSELVNIGFSYSTKWFGAFWQLLLLLNFIIGLVLALSRTGHVRLGKLALPEMTTFKWMSIVLCTLLAGGGVFWAAAEPIAHFVSAPPLYGNADPQAMAFNALSQSFMHWGFLAWAILGGLSSIVLMYLHYEKGLPLKPRTLLYPVLGDKAINSWIGNVVDACSIVAVAAGTIGPIGFLGLQISYALSELFGISDSFATQSVVILFAIAMYTLSALSGLSKGIQLVSRYNIILSVCLIVYILLVGPTSFIIDGYLQGIGEMVDNFIPMALYRQDTAWLGGWTVFFWGWFLGYGPMMAIFIARISRGRTIRQMIVSISIVAPLVTCFWFSIVGGSGLAFELENPGVISSAFEGFNLPAVLLAITSQLPFPTLIAILFLILTTTFIVTTGDSMTYTISVVMTGTTEPNSAVRTFWGVIMGAVAIALISMGSGGISALQSFIVITAVPVSFILLPCLWHAPKIAKQMARDQGLA; this is encoded by the coding sequence ATGTCCAACTTGACGCAAGTCGCCAACGAAAACATCAACGCAGAATCTACTTCTATCGATTTCAATAGAGCTCAATCTTTGGGTGAAAAACTGGAACTCGGAAACCCAGTCTTTTGGCTGAGTGGCAGTTTCCTGACCCTCTTTGTCATCCTTGCTTTCACCAACACCTCCGTATTGTCCGAACTTGTCAACATCGGCTTTAGTTACTCAACTAAATGGTTCGGTGCTTTCTGGCAACTCCTACTACTACTCAATTTCATTATCGGTTTAGTGCTTGCACTGAGTCGCACAGGCCACGTTCGTTTAGGGAAGCTTGCCCTACCAGAAATGACCACGTTTAAATGGATGTCTATCGTCCTATGTACACTCCTTGCGGGTGGTGGCGTGTTCTGGGCAGCTGCAGAGCCAATTGCTCACTTTGTTTCAGCTCCACCACTGTATGGCAACGCAGACCCTCAAGCGATGGCATTCAATGCACTATCACAATCTTTCATGCACTGGGGTTTCCTTGCATGGGCTATCTTAGGTGGTCTCTCTTCGATTGTGCTTATGTACTTGCACTACGAAAAAGGCCTTCCTCTTAAGCCTCGCACCCTGCTTTACCCAGTACTGGGCGACAAGGCAATCAACAGCTGGATTGGTAACGTCGTTGATGCGTGCAGCATTGTGGCAGTAGCCGCAGGTACAATCGGCCCTATCGGCTTCCTTGGCCTACAGATCAGCTACGCACTGAGCGAACTATTTGGAATTTCTGACAGCTTTGCTACCCAAAGCGTCGTTATTCTATTCGCTATTGCAATGTATACGCTGTCGGCATTAAGTGGTCTAAGTAAAGGCATCCAACTGGTAAGCCGTTACAACATCATCTTATCGGTGTGCCTAATCGTTTACATTCTCCTTGTGGGCCCAACCAGCTTTATCATTGATGGTTACCTACAAGGCATCGGTGAAATGGTCGACAACTTCATTCCAATGGCACTGTACCGCCAAGATACTGCGTGGCTAGGCGGCTGGACAGTATTCTTCTGGGGTTGGTTCTTAGGTTACGGCCCAATGATGGCGATCTTCATTGCTCGCATCTCACGTGGCCGAACTATTCGCCAAATGATCGTTTCTATCAGCATCGTTGCACCGCTTGTGACTTGTTTTTGGTTCAGCATTGTTGGTGGTAGTGGCTTAGCGTTTGAATTAGAGAACCCAGGCGTAATATCTAGCGCATTCGAAGGTTTCAACCTTCCTGCTGTACTACTGGCTATTACTTCGCAACTACCGTTCCCGACTCTGATTGCAATCCTGTTCCTTATCCTGACGACCACGTTCATCGTGACCACAGGTGACTCAATGACCTACACCATCAGTGTAGTAATGACTGGTACAACAGAACCTAACTCAGCAGTTAGAACATTCTGGGGCGTCATTATGGGGGCAGTGGCTATCGCGCTTATCTCAATGGGCTCTGGCGGCATCTCAGCTCTGCAGTCGTTCATTGTGATCACTGCCGTTCCTGTTTCGTTTATCTTGCTGCCATGTCTATGGCATGCTCCGAAGATCGCGAAGCAGATGGCAAGAGATCAAGGCCTCGCTTAA
- a CDS encoding chitinase C-terminal domain-containing protein has protein sequence MHLNQGRVAKKVFTLSTLTASCLMAFNSYAAVDCSTLEAWDPATVYTGGDQVSHDSSAYSANYWNQNNNPSQFEGDYAQWKKLDVCSGNGGGGIPNEAPTASLTTPSASDMFTEGDNVVLSATALDSDGSVTSVEFFIDGTSVAVVTAAPFEAVWAATSGSHQVSVVATDNEGAASLASAVSISVDSVTPGNEAPTVSVALSASSVDVGGVVTLTATATDSDGTVDKVDFYVAGSLVGTAATSPYTLNYTTTQAGSLAVYAKATDNQGATTDSALASLRVNGVPTVSTCRPDGLYQTQGVDVPYCTIYDDEGREKMGADHPRRVIGYFTSWRAGDDPQAAYLVNDIPWEQLTHINYAFVSIGSDGKVNVGDVNDPNNAAVGKEWPGVEVDPALGFKGHFGALATAKKKHDVKTLISIGGWAETGGHFATDGSRVADGGFYTMTTNADGSINHQGIETFATSAVEMLRKYQFDGLDIDYEYPTSMAGAGNPYDKDFMEPRRQYLWASYQVLMKVLREKLDAASAQDGNHYMLTIAAPSSGYLLRGMETFDVTKYLDYVNIMSYDLHGAWNDHVGHNAALFDTGKDSELAQWNVYGTAAYGGIGYLNTDWAYHYFRGSMPAGRINIGVPYYTRGWQGVTGGENGLWGRAALPNQAECSAGTGEGEKNNCGHGAIGIDNMWHDTDPKGNEMGAGSNPMWHAKNLEKGIWGSYAAAYKLDPVNDPSDVLTGTYTRNYDSVAVAPWLWNAEKGVFLSTEDKDSIDVKADYVIDKEIGGIMFWELAGDYNCYVLDANGNRTSIDTTEQACNSGNGEFHMGNTMTKAIYDKFKSATPYGNKVATGAIPTEALDITVSVGGFKVGDQNYPINPKITFTNNTGQALPGGTEFQFDIPVSAPDNAKDQSGGGLSVIASGHTRANNIGGLDGPMHRVAFTLPAWKELPAGGVYELDMVYYLPISGPANYTVNVNSVDYAFSFEQPDLPLGDISTGGGNPGDGGTNPGTCDTAGLAVYPDLPQKDWAGNPSHAITGDQVVHNGSVYQANWWTSAEPGSDGSWSKVCS, from the coding sequence ATGCACCTAAATCAAGGAAGAGTGGCCAAAAAGGTTTTTACACTCAGTACTCTCACTGCGTCATGCTTAATGGCTTTCAATAGCTATGCGGCTGTGGATTGCTCAACGTTAGAAGCGTGGGATCCTGCCACGGTTTACACAGGCGGCGATCAAGTTTCACATGACAGCAGCGCGTACTCAGCAAATTACTGGAATCAGAACAACAACCCAAGTCAATTTGAAGGTGACTACGCACAGTGGAAAAAGCTAGATGTGTGTAGCGGCAATGGAGGTGGAGGTATACCAAATGAAGCACCAACGGCTTCGTTAACGACTCCATCTGCCTCTGACATGTTCACTGAAGGCGATAACGTGGTGTTGAGTGCAACGGCGCTAGATTCCGACGGCAGTGTTACTTCGGTTGAATTCTTCATTGATGGAACTTCAGTCGCGGTTGTTACAGCAGCACCTTTCGAAGCGGTTTGGGCTGCAACGTCTGGTAGCCATCAGGTTTCGGTTGTTGCTACAGACAATGAAGGCGCGGCTAGCTTAGCAAGCGCGGTCTCTATTTCTGTCGATTCAGTTACACCTGGAAATGAAGCGCCGACGGTTTCGGTTGCGCTTTCTGCATCTTCGGTTGATGTTGGTGGTGTGGTAACGCTTACCGCAACAGCAACAGACAGCGATGGTACGGTTGATAAGGTCGATTTTTATGTGGCAGGTTCTTTAGTCGGAACGGCTGCGACAAGCCCATACACGCTTAACTACACAACCACTCAAGCGGGTTCTTTAGCGGTTTACGCAAAAGCGACTGACAATCAAGGCGCAACGACAGATTCAGCGCTGGCTTCTTTGAGGGTGAATGGCGTACCAACGGTGAGCACTTGTCGACCTGATGGCTTGTATCAAACTCAAGGTGTCGATGTTCCTTATTGTACGATTTACGATGATGAAGGCCGTGAGAAAATGGGCGCGGATCACCCACGTCGTGTCATTGGTTACTTCACCAGCTGGCGTGCAGGAGATGACCCACAAGCTGCTTACCTAGTAAATGACATTCCTTGGGAACAACTCACACACATTAACTACGCTTTCGTGAGCATCGGCTCTGATGGCAAAGTAAACGTGGGTGATGTGAACGATCCGAACAACGCAGCGGTTGGTAAAGAGTGGCCGGGCGTGGAAGTTGACCCAGCATTAGGCTTCAAAGGTCACTTCGGTGCATTAGCGACAGCGAAGAAAAAACACGATGTTAAGACTTTAATCTCAATCGGTGGTTGGGCGGAGACCGGTGGCCACTTTGCCACTGATGGTAGCCGAGTGGCTGATGGTGGTTTCTATACCATGACGACCAATGCTGACGGTTCTATTAACCATCAAGGTATCGAAACATTCGCAACTTCAGCGGTTGAAATGCTTCGTAAATACCAGTTCGATGGTCTAGATATCGATTACGAATACCCGACGTCAATGGCGGGCGCAGGTAATCCGTACGATAAAGACTTTATGGAACCACGTCGTCAATACCTATGGGCTTCTTACCAAGTGTTGATGAAAGTGTTGCGTGAGAAGCTTGATGCAGCCTCTGCGCAAGATGGCAATCACTACATGTTAACGATCGCGGCGCCTTCTTCGGGTTACCTACTGCGCGGTATGGAAACATTCGATGTAACCAAATATCTCGATTACGTAAACATCATGTCTTATGACCTTCACGGTGCGTGGAACGATCACGTAGGCCATAACGCAGCGTTGTTTGATACAGGTAAAGATTCAGAGTTAGCACAGTGGAACGTATACGGCACAGCGGCTTACGGCGGTATCGGTTACCTGAATACGGATTGGGCCTACCACTACTTCCGTGGTTCTATGCCAGCAGGTCGTATTAACATCGGTGTGCCTTACTACACACGTGGTTGGCAAGGTGTAACTGGTGGTGAGAATGGTCTTTGGGGCCGAGCTGCACTGCCAAACCAAGCTGAATGCTCAGCAGGTACTGGTGAAGGCGAGAAGAACAACTGTGGCCATGGCGCAATTGGTATCGATAACATGTGGCACGATACTGATCCGAAAGGCAACGAAATGGGTGCAGGTTCAAACCCAATGTGGCATGCGAAGAACTTAGAGAAAGGCATTTGGGGTTCTTATGCAGCAGCTTACAAGCTTGATCCTGTTAACGATCCTTCAGATGTTCTAACGGGGACTTACACGCGTAACTATGACAGCGTGGCTGTTGCTCCTTGGTTGTGGAACGCAGAGAAGGGCGTATTCCTTTCAACGGAAGATAAAGATTCTATCGATGTGAAAGCCGATTACGTTATCGACAAAGAAATCGGTGGCATCATGTTCTGGGAACTAGCAGGGGATTACAACTGTTACGTACTCGATGCGAACGGTAACCGAACTTCAATCGATACAACCGAACAGGCTTGTAATAGCGGAAACGGTGAATTCCACATGGGTAACACTATGACGAAGGCTATCTACGATAAGTTTAAGTCAGCTACTCCATATGGAAACAAGGTTGCAACGGGGGCTATCCCAACGGAAGCATTAGATATTACTGTCTCTGTAGGTGGCTTCAAAGTCGGTGATCAAAACTATCCAATTAACCCTAAGATCACGTTTACAAACAATACAGGTCAAGCGCTTCCTGGTGGTACTGAGTTCCAGTTCGATATCCCAGTGTCTGCACCTGATAACGCAAAAGATCAATCGGGCGGTGGTTTGTCTGTGATTGCTTCTGGTCACACTCGTGCCAATAATATTGGTGGTCTAGATGGTCCGATGCACAGAGTAGCGTTTACTTTACCTGCATGGAAAGAGCTTCCTGCTGGTGGTGTATATGAACTCGATATGGTTTATTACTTGCCAATTTCTGGCCCTGCAAACTATACAGTGAATGTGAATAGTGTCGATTATGCATTTAGCTTTGAGCAGCCGGATCTACCACTGGGTGATATCAGTACTGGTGGCGGTAATCCTGGTGATGGCGGTACCAACCCAGGTACATGCGATACTGCGGGTTTAGCTGTATATCCCGACTTACCTCAGAAAGATTGGGCGGGTAACCCAAGCCACGCAATCACGGGCGACCAAGTGGTTCATAACGGTAGTGTTTACCAAGCAAACTGGTGGACAAGTGCCGAGCCGGGAAGTGACGGCAGTTGGAGCAAAGTGTGCTCTTAA
- a CDS encoding sensor domain-containing diguanylate cyclase — MKVRRKYILNFSIVLALVSLVLSAIQFNRTKESLLESNQFFFRTIVNASYDIVDTTVNEAIKTYLKGVTDTVASHTLGVTPEQEVKEVIRIANELVIGESGYIYLMSPQGVHLYHPFLQGRNRAHLTHIQTQLTSKSGMTQYSHANPHEVGKRAKVAYSVRLPSGNTLVATTYKDELMYLVDLEALKDKLRKYSYGDSGYVYIVDLQGELVLRPNFEHEHLKALIGYSSELLIDKVVAEPEGHFSYSISDDNGTTNKNIFYKFYPYLNWIISAGVLEQELNKNHSLLLVSLMTLVISLLSIIAVLVLYLRHRHLKILDVASLDYLTGLSNRRDFISQVKMRILECSPYPLKGVGIILLDIDHFKSVNDLHGHNEGDRVICAVAKVLKQFANKNRLIARYGGEEFIFVTFDCNEYQLYELSEELRRSVEKIEGLVLPVTVSVGCRYANALFHIEGTIDQADKALYQAKKNGRNNTQVYRESQYRIVCH; from the coding sequence TTGAAAGTAAGACGTAAGTATATCCTCAACTTTTCCATCGTGTTGGCCCTCGTATCTTTGGTCCTCTCTGCTATTCAATTTAACCGAACCAAAGAATCACTTTTAGAGTCTAATCAATTCTTCTTCCGTACTATTGTAAACGCAAGCTACGACATCGTAGATACTACCGTTAACGAAGCTATTAAAACCTATCTCAAAGGTGTGACTGATACTGTCGCTTCTCACACACTAGGTGTCACTCCAGAACAAGAAGTTAAAGAAGTCATCCGAATTGCTAACGAATTAGTGATTGGAGAGTCAGGTTATATCTATTTGATGTCACCACAAGGTGTCCACCTGTATCATCCGTTTTTACAAGGGCGAAATCGCGCGCATTTAACCCATATTCAAACGCAACTGACCTCAAAGTCTGGAATGACTCAGTATTCTCATGCTAATCCACATGAAGTCGGCAAGCGTGCGAAGGTCGCGTATTCAGTGAGGCTACCGAGTGGTAATACATTGGTGGCGACCACTTATAAAGATGAACTCATGTACTTGGTCGATCTCGAAGCGCTTAAAGATAAACTAAGAAAGTATTCATATGGCGATAGTGGTTATGTATATATCGTTGATTTGCAAGGCGAGCTAGTCCTCCGACCCAATTTTGAACACGAACACTTGAAAGCCTTAATTGGTTATTCATCAGAGTTGCTCATCGATAAGGTCGTTGCTGAGCCTGAAGGGCATTTTAGTTACTCAATTTCAGATGACAACGGTACGACAAACAAAAACATTTTCTATAAGTTCTACCCATATCTAAATTGGATCATTTCTGCTGGAGTTTTGGAGCAAGAGCTCAATAAGAACCACAGTTTATTGCTAGTTAGTTTGATGACCTTGGTTATAAGTTTGCTTAGCATCATCGCCGTTTTGGTGCTTTACCTGCGGCACCGTCATTTAAAGATCTTAGATGTAGCTAGCTTAGATTATCTTACGGGGTTGAGTAATCGGCGGGACTTTATTTCTCAGGTTAAGATGAGAATTTTAGAGTGTTCGCCTTATCCGTTAAAAGGTGTTGGTATCATTCTTCTAGATATTGACCATTTTAAATCGGTAAACGATCTACACGGGCATAATGAAGGCGATAGAGTGATCTGTGCCGTTGCAAAAGTATTGAAGCAATTTGCAAATAAAAATCGTCTAATTGCTCGCTATGGCGGTGAGGAATTTATCTTTGTGACTTTTGATTGCAATGAATATCAATTGTACGAGTTGTCGGAAGAGTTGAGGCGTAGCGTCGAAAAAATTGAGGGGTTAGTGTTACCTGTAACGGTCAGTGTTGGGTGTCGCTATGCAAATGCACTGTTCCACATAGAAGGCACGATAGACCAAGCTGACAAAGCACTTTATCAAGCGAAAAAGAATGGACGCAATAACACACAGGTATACAGAGAGAGTCAATATCGTATTGTCTGTCATTGA
- a CDS encoding YgjV family protein, with amino-acid sequence MEFNMVEILGYAASIMVAISLTMKDIVRLRVLNFVGCTLFTAYGVMIDAWPVVATNGFIACVNIYFLAKMQKEKKNEAMKAAKA; translated from the coding sequence ATGGAATTCAATATGGTTGAAATTTTAGGTTACGCGGCATCTATTATGGTCGCAATTTCATTAACAATGAAAGATATCGTGCGTCTGCGTGTCCTTAACTTTGTTGGCTGTACTCTATTCACAGCATACGGCGTTATGATTGATGCATGGCCAGTGGTTGCAACCAACGGTTTCATCGCTTGTGTGAACATCTACTTCCTTGCAAAAATGCAAAAGGAAAAAAAAAATGAAGCGATGAAAGCAGCAAAAGCTTAG
- a CDS encoding DUF4136 domain-containing protein, with the protein MIKRFICATKGVNKVVLLALIAIGLTACTTNETTLTHNYGVVTSGDFDFMKHGVVTYSWHPESEQVYLSEKYDKTVVTDLVREAIKEQLSLKGYQLKSGAGDVVVGFGLAEESELNDESIFDAIQLSTGVPFYSDDGKVSEKGSLYIAFFVPNSEVIHWQALAQSGIQPDIEPSESKQRVMGFVEMLFRRMPER; encoded by the coding sequence ATGATAAAACGATTCATATGTGCAACAAAAGGCGTAAATAAAGTCGTATTGTTGGCTTTGATAGCGATTGGACTGACAGCGTGTACAACCAATGAAACAACTCTAACTCACAATTATGGCGTGGTGACCAGTGGTGACTTTGATTTCATGAAACATGGGGTAGTCACGTACTCATGGCATCCCGAATCAGAGCAAGTGTACCTTTCTGAAAAATATGACAAGACGGTCGTCACTGATCTTGTACGCGAAGCGATTAAAGAACAACTTTCATTGAAAGGTTATCAGTTGAAATCCGGGGCTGGTGACGTCGTAGTGGGTTTTGGATTAGCTGAAGAATCTGAACTGAACGATGAATCGATCTTTGATGCGATTCAGCTATCTACAGGTGTGCCATTTTATAGTGATGATGGAAAGGTAAGCGAGAAAGGCTCTTTGTATATTGCTTTTTTTGTTCCTAATTCGGAAGTTATACATTGGCAAGCACTGGCGCAGTCTGGTATCCAACCTGATATAGAGCCGAGCGAAAGCAAACAACGGGTTATGGGCTTTGTTGAAATGTTATTTAGACGTATGCCTGAGAGGTAA
- a CDS encoding D-alanyl-D-alanine carboxypeptidase family protein gives MKRFSKYSLPLLSMFIVSNAAMVANTAVAAPSIVPSPPSLGAKGYVLIDFNSGDVLVEKNAHTKLNPASLTKLMTSYVAGQEMKRGNISADDQVRISENAWAKNFPDSSKMFIEVNTDVAMMDLYRGLIIQSGNDASVAIAEHVAGSQDAFVDLMNSWAASLKLENTHFANAHGLDADDLYSTPYDIALLGRAIIRDLPDVYGLYSERSFSYNKITQHNRNGLLRDRSLTVDGMKTGYTSGAGYSLASSATQGEMRLIAVVMGASSVKSRESDSKQLLSYGFRFFDTLNPHQGGDQVAEEKVWFGAQDTLKLGVAEDTFITLPKSDSKKLTASIELISELKAPISEGQTLGVVHYTVDGEDVQTQPLIALEAVEQAGLFKRLMDYVKLFFASLF, from the coding sequence ATGAAACGGTTCTCAAAATACTCTCTCCCTCTATTAAGTATGTTCATTGTAAGTAACGCAGCGATGGTAGCAAATACTGCTGTCGCGGCACCTTCTATAGTACCAAGCCCACCTAGCCTAGGCGCAAAAGGGTATGTGTTAATTGATTTTAACTCTGGTGATGTGCTGGTAGAAAAAAACGCACACACTAAGTTGAACCCAGCGAGTCTAACCAAGCTTATGACCAGTTATGTGGCTGGACAAGAGATGAAACGAGGTAACATCTCTGCGGATGATCAGGTGCGAATTAGCGAAAACGCATGGGCGAAAAACTTCCCTGATTCTTCAAAAATGTTCATCGAAGTGAACACTGATGTCGCGATGATGGATCTTTACCGCGGCTTGATTATTCAATCAGGGAACGATGCGAGTGTTGCGATTGCAGAACATGTTGCGGGTTCACAAGATGCATTTGTTGACTTGATGAACTCTTGGGCGGCTTCGCTAAAACTGGAAAATACCCATTTTGCGAATGCACATGGCTTAGATGCGGACGATCTCTATTCAACGCCTTATGATATCGCTCTATTAGGCCGTGCAATTATTCGCGATTTACCGGATGTGTATGGTTTATACAGCGAACGCTCGTTTAGCTACAACAAGATAACCCAACACAACCGCAATGGCTTATTACGTGATAGAAGCTTAACGGTCGATGGCATGAAAACAGGCTACACCTCTGGTGCAGGCTACAGTTTAGCGAGTTCGGCGACGCAAGGTGAGATGAGACTTATCGCGGTTGTGATGGGCGCATCAAGCGTTAAGAGCCGTGAGTCAGACAGCAAACAATTGTTGAGCTATGGTTTTCGTTTCTTCGATACGCTAAATCCTCACCAAGGCGGTGACCAAGTCGCTGAAGAGAAGGTGTGGTTTGGTGCCCAAGATACGTTGAAGCTAGGCGTTGCAGAAGATACGTTTATTACGCTGCCTAAGTCAGACAGTAAAAAGTTAACGGCATCGATTGAACTGATTTCTGAACTGAAAGCCCCGATTTCAGAAGGCCAAACCTTAGGCGTTGTTCATTACACCGTTGATGGTGAAGATGTTCAAACTCAACCTTTGATCGCGTTGGAAGCGGTAGAGCAGGCTGGCTTGTTCAAACGCTTGATGGACTACGTAAAGCTATTTTTTGCTAGTTTGTTTTAA
- a CDS encoding YkgJ family cysteine cluster protein produces MTIDIKNVTEPEVTCANCQACCCRLEVMIITDTGVPEEHIAYDEWGGETMLRLDDGWCSAVDRETLMCTIYENRPWICREFEMASFECVDQRKDVMG; encoded by the coding sequence ATGACGATTGATATAAAGAACGTAACCGAACCCGAAGTAACATGTGCCAATTGCCAGGCGTGCTGTTGCCGTTTAGAAGTTATGATCATCACAGATACGGGCGTACCTGAAGAGCATATTGCTTATGACGAATGGGGCGGCGAAACGATGTTGCGACTCGACGACGGTTGGTGTTCTGCTGTAGATAGAGAAACACTGATGTGTACTATTTACGAAAACCGACCTTGGATCTGTCGTGAATTCGAAATGGCCTCTTTTGAATGTGTTGATCAGCGAAAGGATGTAATGGGTTAA